The stretch of DNA AATAGATTATCTAAATTGAACTAGAGGAAAAACATGGAAACAAACTTAATTGCGGAAGCAGTAAAGTTTATGGCATTAGGTATGGGAATAGTGTTTATATTCCTAATAGTAATGATCTATGCTTTAAAACTGCAAGCAAAAATAATAGGGAAGTATTTTC from Arcobacter sp. F155 encodes:
- a CDS encoding OadG family protein — encoded protein: METNLIAEAVKFMALGMGIVFIFLIVMIYALKLQAKIIGKYF